The following proteins are encoded in a genomic region of Mus caroli chromosome 18, CAROLI_EIJ_v1.1, whole genome shotgun sequence:
- the Ube2d2 gene encoding ubiquitin-conjugating enzyme E2 D2 isoform X1, with the protein MALKRIHKELNDLARDPPAQCSAGPVGDDMFHWQATIMGPNDSPYQGGVFFLTIHFPTDYPFKPPKVAFTTRIYHPNINSNGSICLDILRSQWSPALTISKVLLSICSLLCDPNPDDPLVPEIARIYKTDREKYNRIAREWTQKYAM; encoded by the exons gaattGAATGACCTGGCTCGAGATCCCCCAGCACAGTGTTCAGCAGGTCCTGTTGGAGATGATA tgtttcatTGGCAGGCTACAATAATGGGGCCA AATGACAGCCCCTATCAAGGTGGAGTATTTTTCTTGACAATTCATTTCCCAACAGATTACCCCTTCAAACCACCTAAG gttGCATTTACAACAAGAATTTATCACCCAAATATTAACAGTAATGGCAGCATTTGTCTTGATATTCTACGGTCACAGTGGTCTCCAGCACTAACTATTTCAAAAG TACTTTTGTCCATCTGTTCTCTGTTGTGTGATCCCAATCCAGATGATCCTTTAGTGCCTGAGATTGCTCGGATCTACAAAACAGATAGAGAAAA gtacaaCAGAATAGCTCGGGAATGGACTCAGAAGTATGCGatgtaa
- the Ube2d2 gene encoding ubiquitin-conjugating enzyme E2 D2 isoform X2, whose translation MFHWQATIMGPNDSPYQGGVFFLTIHFPTDYPFKPPKVAFTTRIYHPNINSNGSICLDILRSQWSPALTISKVLLSICSLLCDPNPDDPLVPEIARIYKTDREKYNRIAREWTQKYAM comes from the exons A tgtttcatTGGCAGGCTACAATAATGGGGCCA AATGACAGCCCCTATCAAGGTGGAGTATTTTTCTTGACAATTCATTTCCCAACAGATTACCCCTTCAAACCACCTAAG gttGCATTTACAACAAGAATTTATCACCCAAATATTAACAGTAATGGCAGCATTTGTCTTGATATTCTACGGTCACAGTGGTCTCCAGCACTAACTATTTCAAAAG TACTTTTGTCCATCTGTTCTCTGTTGTGTGATCCCAATCCAGATGATCCTTTAGTGCCTGAGATTGCTCGGATCTACAAAACAGATAGAGAAAA gtacaaCAGAATAGCTCGGGAATGGACTCAGAAGTATGCGatgtaa